DNA sequence from the Pelagibaculum spongiae genome:
CGACTCATCCAGAATGGTTTGGTATGGAAAGCGGGCAATTACGGGTAGTTTGTGACGGTGAATGTAAGGGTAAGCTATTACTTCATAAAGACGCCGGTTATATTCACAAATTTAATCCATGGCTAGAAAAACCTGAAGTAGATGTGGCCGTTACCGTTGACGTGAAAGCCATAAGCAACTGGCTTGATACTATTTTTTGATTGTTGGATTTAATCATTAAAAAATATTTTTACTAGCGTTTAGCTCAAGCTTTTCTATCCGCTATAAAAACAATGCCCGTTTCTCGAACGGGCATTATTTACATCTCAAGCCGCTTTATCTGCATGCAATTAATCCTGCAATCTGCCACTACAATTTTTTTCTTGCCCATTTTTGCAGAAAAAATCTTTGATGACAGCAGATACTAAACTTCCAGCACCTACTGGCTTAACCTAATAGCAATAAAAAAAAATCTACCCGACAACATGACCAATAGTAATTGCATTACTGGCAATGCCATCGGGAAATTTAAAACCATCAGCTTTTATTAACTGGCACTTATAAAAAACTACTCACCAAGCTACCTTGCGGAAAAGTTTTAGCAAAAACACCACTGTCAACAAATTTACGCTCTAGCGCCAGCCGCGCTTCTGCATTTTGTTTTTGCTCAGGTGCTTGTGGATTTGAAGCGACTAATTCTGTTTGGGGGTTACTACTAGCCGGGTGCTCATTTTTATTTTCATCAACCTGTCTTACTGCTTGCTGATCGGACACCGGTTCGTCAGACATAACTATACGCAACTCAGCTTGCTCAGATTTTTGCTGCATTTGCTGTAAATCGGCCAGTTCACCCATTGCATCATTTAACATAACTGAAGCCTGAGCAGCTACCTTGCGATCTTGAGCCGATGGCTGAGCCGGTGCATTAGCCGCTTGAATGACTGCCTGCATTTTTTCAACTGTCGCCTGAGGATCACCAGAAATTTCTCCGGTATCAATGCTCACCTCACCATTTTTGGCATAAAGACGGCCATCAGGCCCTTTTTCATATTGAAAACTGGGGGAACTCGCATGGCCAGCACTAGCAGAAATATGTGCTTGCTCGTGGGTTTTAACTTCTTGGTCCCGACGTTTGAGCTGATCAACAACCGCTAAATCTTGTTGTGATAATTGCTGTTGCGGCGAATTTTTTGAAGTTTTTTTCTCAAGTGCTGACTGCTGCTCGGCTTGCTTAGTCGAATCGACCGGACGCTTGCTGATCGATTCTTCTTCTGAAGCTTGATGAACCGCTTCAGCAGTCACTGCAGGCACTGACTTATCCTGAG
Encoded proteins:
- a CDS encoding putative metalloprotease CJM1_0395 family protein; its protein translation is MNIASIGSDNSALYSSCSANRQLQSQDKSVPAVTAEAVHQASEEESISKRPVDSTKQAEQQSALEKKTSKNSPQQQLSQQDLAVVDQLKRRDQEVKTHEQAHISASAGHASSPSFQYEKGPDGRLYAKNGEVSIDTGEISGDPQATVEKMQAVIQAANAPAQPSAQDRKVAAQASVMLNDAMGELADLQQMQQKSEQAELRIVMSDEPVSDQQAVRQVDENKNEHPASSNPQTELVASNPQAPEQKQNAEARLALERKFVDSGVFAKTFPQGSLVSSFL